The Candidatus Lernaella stagnicola sequence TGCAGGCGCAAGCCGTGGCGATCAAGATCAACCAGGCGGTCAGCGGCGCGGTCGCGGAGATGAGCCAATACTCCAACACGTGGCTGCGCGACCTGCATGGGCCGTCGCTTTATTACCCCCTGATCGGCCTGAACGACGATTTCAAGGACATGGTCGATTACATGTGGGGCGCGATGGTGCTGCGCGGCGGCATTCCCAATGCGATGGAAGTGGACCTGGACGTGTCGAACCTGCCCGCGCAACCGGACTGGGACAATTTGGGCGTCATGAACGGCCGCACCCGCGCCGAAAGCCCGAGCGCACTGGTGCTGGAATACGAAAACTATTACCGGGCCACCGGCGACACGGCGCCGATCATCGAGCGTTGGGGCATGCTCAAGCACGCGCTGCTCAAGCAGAAATACGTCGATGACTGTCTGCTGCATTTTTCCAGCGATGAGACCTTCGAAGATCTGATGGAGGCGGTGTTCGGGGAGAACTTCTTGGCGGAGCCCGATGAGTCCACGCTTTCGTCCTACTCCTCGCTGCTCGTGATTCGCGCCGGCCGTTTCCTGGCCGAGATGGCCGCGGACCTGGGCTACACCGACGACCAGGTCGTGTTCGAGGATTTGGTCGAAGGGGTCACCACCTGCCTGGAGGATACCTACTGGATGCCCGCTAACGGGCGCTACGCGGTCAAGGCGCAAACCGACACCCGCGAGCCCTTCGCGCAACCCTACGAAGACGTGAACACCATGCCGATCTGGCTGAGCGCCCTGCCGCTGGACAACCCGCGCGTCGTCTCGAATTTTGAGAGTACGCTGGAGATCCTGGGGCATGCCAACGGCTTGCTCTATTCGCCGCTGCCGCCTCTTTTCAGGTTGCTGATGCCGCACGCTGAAGAAGGCGTGTTAACCGGGATGAGTCACGGCTACTGGCTCAACAACCTGGACAAGATGTTCCACCCGCTGGCCGACGAAGCCTTCGCGCGGTGGCGGAACGTGTTTACGAAAACCGGCTTCACCGACGAGGCAGTGATCGTGGATGACTTTGGTCACCTGTGGCTCCTGCGTGAACCCTTCGGGGCGGTGTGCGATATCTCGGGCCGCTTCCGCAGTTGGGAATCGGGGATCATGGGCTACGCGTTCCTGTACCACCTGACCGGTATCGACGTCTCGGTGCCGGAGCAGCGCGTGGGCCTGGCGCCGCACCTGCCCGACGAATGGGACGAGTTTTCCCTCGACGGCCTGGCCTATGGGGCCGGTCGTTTCGACCTGGAAGTCAGCCGCAGCGGCGCGGCCGGGCGCATCGTCGTGGTGGCCACCGACGCCGCCTTCGACCTGGTGTTGACGGTGCCGGTGACCGGCGCGGTGACGGAGGTCTTGCGGGACGGCGCGGCGTTGCCGGGCACGGCCTACGAGGTCGAGACCAACGCCTACGGCCGCACGATCGTGCGTTTGGCGCCGATTGCCCTCACGGCGGGAGACGCTGTGGAAATCGAAGTGATCGCCGCGTTGTGAGTCGGCCGATTCGCCCAGGGGGAGGTCGTTGAGTTCACGAGATCGGAAAAGGCTGCTTGTCAGCGTCGCGTTGGGCGTGTTGCTCGGGCTGGTTGCGGTGTCGGCGTTCATGCGTTGGCAGGAGAACAGCGTGGACGCCTCGCAGGCGCGAGCGTGGCGAGCGCAAACTTCGCTTACTGAACCGTGCGCGGAAAAAAGTCCATATTTGGCCGCGTTGCGCCAGTTGCCGGATGCGCCAAGGCCGATTACTTCCGAAGAACTGCGGCAGGCCATTCGCGATAAGACGCGGCACGATGTTTCCTCGAATACCCGGTATCCCTCCCGCGAGCTGGGCACGGAAATCCTTTGGTCATTGAATTTGCGAAAGCTGTTTGAGGGCGCGCCCGGGTCGGCGCTGTCTGTACGCGTCACAGCAAAACAGGACCAGGGTTCCTATTGGCGGGAAGAATTGCGGTTGAGTGACCCCGTCGTTGGCGAGTTTTCAATGCTCTTGCTCGTTCCCAAAGCCGCGCAACCGGTTCCGGTTGTCGTCGGCCTGCACGGTCACGGAAACACGAGCAGCGGCGTTGATTTCGCGCGCGCGTTCAGGATGGACGATCTGGTGGATCGCGGTATCGCGGTGGCCGCGCCGACCTTTCGCGCCATGTGCGCCGACGAGACCGAAAACGAGGTGACTCGGGCTTATCTCGCGCGGGGCTACTGTTTCATCGGGATGCGGGTTTACGAAACGCGCCTTTGCCTGGCCTACCTACGGTCACGGCCGGACCTCGCGCCGGAGCAGATCGGTCTGATCGGCCATTCGGGAGGCAGCGCGATCGGCAATCTGGTGATTCGGCTTGAGCGGGGCATCCGCGCGTACGTCCCGGACATGACCAGTGAATACAATGCGACGCGGGGAAACCTTTTCCTCGACGAGATGTGTCCGGAGTTGTCGCCTTACGCGAGCGCCATTGCGGATTTCGACACGGCGCGCATGACAGTTTTGCCGATGCCCTATGGATTCAAAGCCCCGGTTGGCGGCAGCGATTTGCTTCCTGAGGTTTTCTCGTTTTTTGAGCGCCGGTTGTTAGCGGATTAGATAACGCGGACCGCGGCGCAAAGAGGGGATTCGTGGGCGTTGCGGCCCTTGTCGGGCGGGGTCGAAAGTGCTAAGAAAGACATCTTTGTAATCGGGGTTTTTTATCTGGGTCACCGCACCCGCGGGATGGCTGGGAATCCAACGTCGAAGGGCGTGTAAAGCATGGGCGGAATCATCGCCGTCGCCAATCAAAAGGGAGGCGTGGGAAAGACCACGACTGCGGTCAATTTGGCCGCGGCGCTGGCTATGGCCCAACGAAAGACGCTCCTGATCGACATCGACTCGCAAGCCAATGCGACCAGCGGTTTGGGTGTGGACGCGGCCGAAGTCGAAACGACCATCTATCAGGTGCTCGTCGAGGGCGCGCCGCTGCGCGACGCCGTGTGTGAAACGGCGATTAAGCACCTGCACATCGTGCCCGCCACGCGGGAATTGACCGGTGCGGAAATCGCGCTGGAACGGCGCTCGGAATGGGAGTACGCGCTGGCCGACCAGTTGCGCCCGCTGGCCCACGAATACGATTTCGTTTTGATCGACTGCCCGCCGAGCCTGAGCCGGCTGACGGTCAACGCCTTGGTCGCGGCCGACCGCGTGCTCGTGCCGCTGCAATGCGAATACTACGCGATGGAAGGCCTCTCGCAGTTGATCGATACCGTGGCCGCCGTCTCGGAGAGCCTGAATCCGGATTTGGTGCTGTTCGGCATCGTGCTGACGATGTTCGATGTCCGCACCAACTTGTCACGCCAGGTGGCCGCGGAGGTTCGTTCTCATTTCGGCGACGTGGTGTGCGAGACGGTCATTCCGCGCAGCGTGCGCCTGGCCGAAGCGCCGAGCCACGGGGTGCCGGTGTTTCTGCACGACATTCGCAGTTCCGGCGCGGGCGCTTACTTGGAGTTGAGCCGCGAAATCATCCGCCGCGCGGCGGCGGCCGGCCCGCTCGCGGCCAAAGGGGAGACGGCCCATGGCTGATCGCAAACGCGGATTAGGCAAAGGCTTCGGCGCGCTGATCGATCCCTCGCGGGCTCGTTCGGTGACCGAGCGAAAGACCCAAGACGCGGTGTTCCAGATTCCGGTCGATCAGATCGTGGCCAACCCCTATCAGCCGCGGCACAAGTTTGATGACGAGTCGCTGAAAATCCTGGCCGACAACATTCATCAGGTCGGCGTGTTGCAGCCGCTCGCGGTGCGCCGGAGTTCCGATGAAGGCCGCTTCGAATTGATCGCGGGCGAGCGGCGCTGGCGGGCGGCGAAATTGGCCGGGCTGCGGGAAGTGCCTTGCGTGCTGATCCAGGCCGACGAAGAAAACATGGGCGTGTTGTCGCTGGTCGAGAATCTACTGCGAGAGGATCTCAACCCCTTGGATGAGGCCGAAGCGTATCAGCAGTTGATCGACGGTTTTGATTTGACGCAGGAGCGAATCGCCGAGCGCGTGGGTCGCAGTCGGCCGCACGTGGCCAATACGTTGCGCCTGCTCGGTTTGCCCGAGGCGGTGCGCGTGTATATTGCGGGCGGGCAGCTTTCGGCCGGGCACGGCCGGGCCTTGGCGGCGTTGGACGATGCGGACGTGATGGGTTTGCTGGCTCGGCGGATTGTCGAGGAGCGGCTGTCGGTTCGTGAGACCGAGCTGCTGGTAAAGCGGGTGATTGCCGGTCAGGTAAAACCGGGCAAGAAGAAAACCCGGACGCCGTCGGCGCATCCTTATGAGGAGTTAGCCGACGAGTTGCGGGTTCGTTTGGGGACCAAAGTTAAGCTGACCGGCGGCAAGAACAAGGGTAAGATCGAGATTCATTATTTCGGTGAAGAGGAATTAACGCGTCTGTTTGACCTGCTTGCGAAGTGAAACTTGACGCGTTGCGGCACTTGACAAGGCGACTCGCAT is a genomic window containing:
- a CDS encoding ParB/RepB/Spo0J family partition protein translates to MADRKRGLGKGFGALIDPSRARSVTERKTQDAVFQIPVDQIVANPYQPRHKFDDESLKILADNIHQVGVLQPLAVRRSSDEGRFELIAGERRWRAAKLAGLREVPCVLIQADEENMGVLSLVENLLREDLNPLDEAEAYQQLIDGFDLTQERIAERVGRSRPHVANTLRLLGLPEAVRVYIAGGQLSAGHGRALAALDDADVMGLLARRIVEERLSVRETELLVKRVIAGQVKPGKKKTRTPSAHPYEELADELRVRLGTKVKLTGGKNKGKIEIHYFGEEELTRLFDLLAK
- a CDS encoding ParA family protein, giving the protein MGGIIAVANQKGGVGKTTTAVNLAAALAMAQRKTLLIDIDSQANATSGLGVDAAEVETTIYQVLVEGAPLRDAVCETAIKHLHIVPATRELTGAEIALERRSEWEYALADQLRPLAHEYDFVLIDCPPSLSRLTVNALVAADRVLVPLQCEYYAMEGLSQLIDTVAAVSESLNPDLVLFGIVLTMFDVRTNLSRQVAAEVRSHFGDVVCETVIPRSVRLAEAPSHGVPVFLHDIRSSGAGAYLELSREIIRRAAAAGPLAAKGETAHG